TTTTAGTACGAATGAGGGATATTAAGTATCAAAGATAAACACATACAAAGGAATAACAATAGGAGTACTACAAgttcaatttgaaaataatcatGGCATAGCAatgaatttgttttcttaGTTTAGGAATATTCTAGGGCTTTGATGTATTACATATTTCTGTAGTTCATGATCAAGGACTCTTTTACGTTTTATGTATCAAAATAGTGTCAGGCACTATAAGTCAAGTTTCAGTAAGATCACCTTATTTTTCCTGATAACTTATAGTCCTTGAAATAGAACTTCGGGGCCAGTGTGCAAAGATGCATCACGTGTTATGTTTAGGGAGTCAGAAATTATCGGTGTATTTATTGGGATTTCAAAGAGCTTCTCAGTTTCTTTATGATAGTTTGATGCAATTCCAAAGGTATGCTGAGATGCTAGCTTTTCTAATTGCACTTAATCTTCTCTCCCATGTCATTCTTCCTTTTTCATATAAGTCTCAGTACCTTAATTCTTTCTTCTGTCTATAAACATCAAAAAAGCAGGCAAAAATTCTCAAGATTCTAAAGGACAAAATAAGGAGTAACCTAAATATGGGTAAAGACAGAGGAAACGTCTTTGCCATATGACATCAAGATGGAATAAGCAATATTCAAAATTGACGTTTAGACAGCCAGCATTCACTTTGAGAAGCCATTCATAAAGTACATGGATCAGAAAGGAAACAGGTATTAGCAGCACCATGTCACAATGCGTCAATATATCTGAAACTCAACAAAGCACACAAGAGgtagtataaattataatatgagaTACTTGTGATTGGTTTAGTCCCcacccccaaaaaaaatatgacttcaaaaataaagtaagAGAACAAAATGAATCAAGGGAATAGAATTAGAGACAAAGCCTGCATACACATATGAAAGCCTGTAATGAGGATTAAGAACCAAATATGTGTTTCCAATCGTTGAGCATATATGTGACTGCTTAAGGCAACTATGTGTTGAACCAAGGGAATGAAAATCAATCTAGTTCTAAGATCTTAACAACAGCAtgaaatgtaaatttaaaatttgattgacTGACATATGGCAAAGTAGATACATCGTACAGAAATGACTTATTACATTGACAAAAAGAATAACCAATCTGCTCTGTGACAAATGCTCCTGTCCCAGTCACATCAATTTATGTTAGAGCATCAACTATCTTAATACATTATCAGTTTGGAgcagaagggaaaaaaaataagcacCACTGAaacttaagaaaattaaaaaaaagaaatggtatCACTCTAAACAAActaaagaaatgtaaatttccACAGAGTAAGACGACTAAATTAACGGtaaacaaaagaaagcaaCTTAATGCAGAAGAATAATCCTCCAACCTGAAGTAGCACAGATTGAGTTTGTATTCTTTTCCGCAATAGCATCATAGATGTGGCACCGCTCAATCTCttctttgctttctttttcggcttcatctttttcttgacAGATTGTGTTTCTATAATAGGACCTGGAGGCCCCCACTTTTGCAGTGCACTACCCCTCGGAGTAAGAGATGGCGGCAATCTCAAACTTTCACGAGGCAAAGGGTTCTGTGGCTTCTACACCAAGGTATTCTTCATAGAAAATCTAACCTTCTTTGCACTCTTCTCCTTATTCTTTGAAGTGGCAGCAACTTTAACATCTCAGCACCATCTGTGTCCATGTTGCCAGACTCCACCATATCTGCAGTTTTCGCTTTCTTCCTCTTATTAGTAAGCATTCTATTAGCTTTCACTGATATTAAGGGAGTATCAGAGGAATCTAGATCTTCGCCACTGTATGAACCAGCTTCAGTAGCAACTTTCACAAATTGTTTCTGAAGATTGGATATCACCGATCCATTTAAAGCCGCTGCACTTCCATCACTTTCCGGGTCATCAATCAGACTATTACCACGAGCAGTAAAAGACTTGGTGTTGAGATCTGAAGCCCCTTTCTCATCCTTTCTCTTCagtttattcttcttcttctttttagcCTTCTTATCATCTCTATCAACCCCTTTCTCCACTTCTTTTTGCTTCTTCAAGCTTCTATCATCAGACCTATCCTCATTTTCATGTACATCATTGGCCCCTTCTTGTGACCCCAATTCTGCAGTACAGTTACCAGTATTATACTCGACGGGGATTAACTGAGGcacctcatcatcatcatcagcacCACCAACAACATCACTGTGTTCAGGTATGGCAATTTCAATGCCAGGAGATTCCAACTCATTCTCCAACTTCAGAAACCCCTCATGCAACCCTATAGACAGTTTCCTGTTGCCCTGGACACATTCCACTGATGAACCAACCTCATAAAACCTAACTTACAACCCCATCCTCAAAGCAACCACCCCCAACAATACATCACCATCCTTTTCATCATAATCCACTCCCATCCTCTTCTTCAGCAAGATTTCCTTCCCCAGCTTCACCAATTCATCAAACACACAACTCTTCAACTTCCCTAACAATACCCTATTCTTACTCCTCATCAGGACCTCGAAAAAAGGCCTCAAAATAACATCAACCCCCATCCTCActggaaaataataattatttttcttttgggcCTTTTATTTGCAGTTGTCGGAGGTGGCTTGATCAGTCATGTTCAGTTATTGTATGCCCTGCAAACCTCCTCAATTTCCATTTCAGAACCATCTGTAGTTGAAGTACTCTCTAAAGAATGCATTGTCTCATCTTGCCCAAGTTCCAGTTGAACATGGTCATCTTCAGAATCACTTCCAAGCAAAGTCTTATCCTCCATGTCCGAGAGATCATCAAAACTCtcaatcttcttcttcttcccccTATAACCAATAAGATTCCTGACCTTTTCCTTCCAGACAACCAAAGGATGCTTCACAATTAACTCTGAACCATCATAAGCCTCATTCAGAAACACACTAAACCTCTTTCCCCTCTCAGAAACATAGAATATTCCGAAGTGCTTTAACAAAAGCCTCATTAGCTTCTGTGGCATGACAAACTCTCTTCTAAAATGTGTTAAATAATCAGTCACCAATCTTTTCTCGATTGTGAAGCTAAGCAACTCATGCATCACTGCAACAGCCCTCTTATCAAACTCAAGGGACCCAGCTTTTAAACCCCTAGCATCAGCATAAGGAGATAAATACTCCCTCTTCTGAAAATGCTCGATTTTTCCACCATATCTATAAACCTTCTTATAACTAGAGGGGAACTTCAATGGAAAAGCCAATTTAAGCAGTCCAGGGACATGCTCACTAACAATCTGCTCTTGCTTTAAACTCAATACTGTCTTTTCCAATTCTGTGATTGCCCAACTAGACTTCCAAGAAACAAGCTCCAAGTACTCCCCCTCATCATAAGGCTTAAATGGCTGAACCACCCGAAAGTTTTCTGGATAATTGTGAACCCATTGCTTCCTAAAATTCATTGGCAAGCCTAAGTCCCGCCTAAAATGTGCAATCTTATCAAGTGGTAACCGCTTATCTACAGCCATCATCAACATCCTAGTGACATTTTCAGCAGCTTTCTcaccatatttttcaataatttcctcCTCCTCTTTCACCAATTTCTCAGCTTGTTCTGTCAACCCACACCAAACCACGCCCCTAAGGTCCTTATATAGCTCAAAAAGCTTAGGCGACTTCCGGAGGAAATCTGAGATTTTATGGGGCTTGGGGAGATTGATTTGCTTACGGTGTTGGTCAAGATTTCTTAAAGGGATGATGTTCTCCGGCTCCCCTTTGAGAACTTCGAACAAATACTGGATTTTGGAGATTACCTTATGTTTCTCCGCAGCGATTTCAAGGTCGTGCACGCGCTTGCTCTTGCTGCGGTCTTGAACCCTTTTGCTGGAGGTCATCCATCGGCATTGGACGTATGATAATCGTGTACAATAGTCATGAACAAAATCGTTCCTCATGAAAATTCTATAGTTTGAATTTAGTTGAGGCCGGGGCATTGTGCAGCAGAGAAAGTATCGTGCAGTTCAAGTGTTTGCACAAATGCTGCGATTGAAATTTCACTCGGTTACTCCTGGAAGGGTCATATTCTcgcttaataatttttaaaattaattacatatgcACCcctcaaaaatataaaattatacttttttttccaataaaagaCTTTAGAAATTATACCTACAGTTAGAATAtctgtaaaaaattaaaattattatttataaatacctaactaaatattattatgtgaaaaatacaatttatttgaaaatgtatgTGTTATGTAAAAgtttaaaacttaaataagttaaatatatttataaataatattcaagaCGGTCTTGTCCCAATTCTGACCCACTAGGTCCCCAGAATAAAAACCTACCTGGGACCAAATCCAATAAAGTGGcgtttattttgtgatataagttatttggaataaattattattagatcgATTGAAAAGTCCGATATTACTTGTCGggattttacttattttagttgtttttgtGAGAATTATCTAGGGGTGTAAACGAGCTGAACTCGACcattttttattggtttgaGCTGGAGCTCATGGCTTGAGCTCGAGAGCTTGAATCATATAtaatgagctcgagctcgagctgaGCAAATTGTTTAGTTCAAGCCCCACCTTACACCCCACCAGTCTCCCCTTCACATACCAAATCAGTTCATATCCATTTTCATCTCTTGAAGCACCAAACCaacacagaaaataaaaaacttggtgtataagaataatattctagcattcaagaattacatataTCTCCAATAACAAAGATTTAACAATGataaactttaaatatatgttcAAAACCCAAACGAAAAAGTGctgattgtaatattatttttattcttgcgAACACCCCAAAAGGGTTTTTCCAGAATAGCTCGAAATGCAATCGGATATTTTTGGAGAGTTCAATAATATGAATTAGTGCTGattgtaaacaaaaatattaacaagtataaaaagactagaacaacaaaaaaattaaagcaccATTTTCTGCTCATAAGCGCcgcccacacacacacaagccGACGGTGAGACCAAGACTATGAGATATAATGACAAACCTGTTCGAGCTTCTTGCTTGGCCGACACAACAGCATTCGCCTTCCTCGTTGCCGGTGGTAGATGGATTGGGGCAATCGTTGGTTCGGGGCTAGGCTTTTAGCCGTTAGATTTGGTGGTTATGTTGCATCTTCCACAGAGGTCAAGGGTTCGAGTGTTAGTGGGctgagagagaagaagagaagaaaacaatgaGAAGAGTAAGAAATAAATTGGGATTTTAGAATTTAGAGGAATGAGAGGAGGGAGAAAGAAATTGaggttttaaaatttagagttgtgagaaagaaatagaaagagagaatgtatatatttttaaataaagttgtTGGTGAGATTAAAATTGTTGGATTGTATatttctttaacaaaattattttgttataaataaataatattaaatattattatattaattataaaaaaatattaaatatatggtacaatattttaatttattattttaaatataaaatactaattagtttaataatataatttgtaaaagtttagaaaatattttacattttaaatcaTCAAATACTTGCATATACTTTTGTAGAGTTATTAATgttagccaaaaaaaaaaaaaaactaaacatgagttatttttcttggtaTCCTTGAAACTTGTGTGGCAGCCTCCAATATTACTAGGGTCCAACAAAGTATTTGTCCTTGGTGGagtggtttgttgattatacTATTGTTGGTAGTCGTATTTAGTTAACTTGGAATGATTCTGAGATTGGGGTGGAAATTCTTAATGTTAGTGATCAATTAATACATTGCTGAGTTACTAATAGATTAATTCATCAACAACACTTGATTACTTTTGTCTTTGGAATGAATGATGTGATTAACAGGAGGACTTTGTGGGGAGACGTATGTACACTTGCTCATTTGAACCATGGTTTGTGATGGGAGATTTCAATGCTGTGCTTGATATGAGTGAGATTTGTGGAGCTTCCGGTGATATTAGGCAAGCCATGGAGGAAATCGATGCATGCATCATGGAGGCAGGACTTATTACGCTTCTTGCGCAAGGTGAGCCATTCGCTTGACACAATTGTAGCCCGAATGGAcggagtttatggaagcggcTTGATAGAGTGTTGACCAATGATACAGTCATGCAATGTTAGCCAAATGCTTGTTATTTGAGCCTTGCTCCAAGTACCTCGAATCATTGTCCTTTCCTAATCCATGGCGGCACGCGGTTAAACTGCATAAGTGTATtccgatttgataactatttAGCTTCCTCGCCTGATTTTCTTGATGCAGTTCACTCGGTTTGGAGGCACACTATTGTAGGCACATCTATGTTTGCGGTTACGAGGAAGCTCCATGCCCTTAAACCTGTTTTTAGGGCTCTTCGACAGGGCAAAGGagatttttcattaaatgttAAGTTAGCAAGGGAATTCCTTGCTAATGCCCAGGAGCTCTTGACGAGAAACCGACAGGACGAGCTTCTCTTGTAGCTTGAGAATTGCTGCAAACTTGTCTATATGCGTGCCGTAAAACTAGAACAAATCATGCTACAACAACGGGTCAAGATGCATAGATGAAAGGGAGAGATCAATGCTCGcgtattttcttaaaaaaagtgGCTGTCAGCCGAGCATTAAAGCGTATCTTTCAAATTACGGACTCAGATGGGAATATGTTCACTATTCAAGATGATGTTATTGCTGAATTTATTCGTTATTTTTTCAGCATTTGTTAGGTGGTGAACATCGGGATAGGATGGTGAACATTGCACACCTGCGGCCGTGGGCGAGGCATGTGCTGATGATTAAGGAGGGTGATGTACTCACAGCACACGTTACTCGAGATGAAGTGAAGGAAGCCATCTTTGACATTGAGGAGGACAAAGCACCAGGCCGGATGGATATTCTGCAAGTTTCTATAAATCTGCATGGCCTATTGTGGGACAGGAAATAACGAATGCCGTCTTGGAATTCTTTCAACATG
The window above is part of the Sesamum indicum cultivar Zhongzhi No. 13 linkage group LG2, S_indicum_v1.0, whole genome shotgun sequence genome. Proteins encoded here:
- the LOC105155897 gene encoding uncharacterized protein LOC105155897, which gives rise to MGVDVILRPFFEVLMRSKNRVLLGKLKSCVFDELVKLGKEILLKKRMGVDYDEKDGDGNRKLSIGLHEGFLKLENELESPGIEIAIPEHSDVVGGADDDDEVPQLIPVEYNTGNCTAELGSQEGANDVHENEDRSDDRSLKKQKEVEKGVDRDDKKAKKKKKNKLKRKDEKGASDLNTKSFTARGNSLIDDPESDGSAAALNGSVISNLQKQFVKVATEAGSYSGEDLDSSDTPLISVKANRMLTNKRKKAKTADMVESGNMDTDGAEMLKLLPLQRIRRRKPQNPLPRESLRLPPSLTPRGSALQKWGPPGPIIETQSVKKKMKPKKKAKKRLSGATSMMLLRKRIQTQSVLLQTNWKEAVVFCGITATKVFVELVYI
- the LOC105155704 gene encoding protein ROOT PRIMORDIUM DEFECTIVE 1, with product MPRPQLNSNYRIFMRNDFVHDYCTRLSYVQCRWMTSSKRVQDRSKSKRVHDLEIAAEKHKVISKIQYLFEVLKGEPENIIPLRNLDQHRKQINLPKPHKISDFLRKSPKLFELYKDLRGVVWCGLTEQAEKLVKEEEEIIEKYGEKAAENVTRMLMMAVDKRLPLDKIAHFRRDLGLPMNFRKQWVHNYPENFRVVQPFKPYDEGEYLELVSWKSSWAITELEKTVLSLKQEQIVSEHVPGLLKLAFPLKFPSSYKKVYRYGGKIEHFQKREYLSPYADARGLKAGSLEFDKRAVAVMHELLSFTIEKRLVTDYLTHFRREFVMPQKLMRLLLKHFGIFYVSERGKRFSVFLNEAYDGSELIVKHPLVVWKEKVRNLIGYRGKKKKIESFDDLSDMEDKTLLGSDSEDDHVQLELGQDETMHSLESTSTTDGSEMEIEEVCRAYNN